Below is a window of Nicotiana tabacum cultivar K326 chromosome 19, ASM71507v2, whole genome shotgun sequence DNA.
CTCTGGACTTGCTTCTTGGTAGTCAAGATTTTCGGTATCCCCTCAATAGCTTTGATCTGGTCTGGGTTGACCTCGATCCCTCACTGTGACACCAAAAAAACCAGGAACTTTCCAAAGGCTATAGCAAATGCGCATTTATCTGGATTTAGTTTCATTGCGTACCGCCTTAGTATGTCGAAAGCTTCCTTTAAATGATCAATATGATCCTTTGCCTTTACGaacttgactaacatgtcatctATGTATACTTCCATGGTCTTGTCGAGATGGTCCTTGAAACATCTTTGTGACCAATCTTTGATATGTAGCCCCCGCGTTCTTCAGCccaaacggcatgaccctataacaatatgttccttGGTGGGTTATGAACGTGGTCTTTTCCTCACTTTCTTCCTCCATAAGTATTGGTTATAGCCCGAGTATGCATCCAAGAAACTCAATAGCTCGTGCCCGGCCATTGCGTCGATGAGCTGATCGATGTGGGGTAATGGGAGCGAATCCTtcggacatgctttgttcaagtctgtgaaatccacgcacatccgtcatttcccatttttctttttgaccatCACTACGTTGGCGATCCACTTGGGGTACTTCGACTCCCTAATGGAGCCATTTTCTAACAGTTTCTCTACCTCCTCGCGGACTGCCTCATTGATGGTGGGGTTGAATTTACACCTGAACTACCTTATTGGGGGTAGAACAAGCCGACGTTTAATTTGTATGTGGCGATTTCCCTGGGGATGCCCGgcatatttgcatggctgaaggCAAACAAGTTTGCATTAGTTATTAAGAATTGACTGAATTTACCTGGTTCCCGGAGTTTGCAGCCGATGTAGGCCTTTTTGCTATGGTCATTGAATTCCAATTGaatggggtcgaggtcttctatggcCGAATCTGCAGCCTCGACCATTTCGGGATCCACGATGACGTCCCTGGTCTCTTCTTGCGTCGACCTCGGTCCTATTGATTGTTATGCttctttttccttgtctttttcTGTCGGATTGCCGTGCTGTCTAAGGCGATGCGGTAGCATTCCCAGGACGTATGTTGTTCTCCGTGTATGCTGAATATTCACCATGGTGTTGGAAATTTAATTACTTAGTATAGGCTAGAGGGGATGGCTCTCAtaggatgtatccatggtcgtccacTATATCATTGTATGCGGTGGCCCTGTCCATGATGTGGAATATCGTCTCCAGAGTTATGTCGACGGCCAAGACGGGGAGCGTAATTTCCCCTGATGTCCActcaactgcattattaaaactgGTTAGCGTGATGCAGTGTGGCAATATCTTGTCCTCAAGTTTCATTTGGGTGAggactcgaggatggataatgcGCTCCACTTTCATCGTCCACCATGATGTGTTTGGCATCTGTATCTAAAATGTGTAAAGTAATGACGAGGGCGTCATTATGAGAGAAAGTCAAATTGTCGGCATATGActcatcgaagatgatactttcttcgagtccgtcgtaccgttcgtgggtgatagaccgtttgagcttgtgagtggtggtgaacttcacacCATTGATAGAGGTGTTGTCGccgccaatgatcatgttgatagtACGAGATGGTGATGGCGGCTTCGGCGGGCCTTGGTGTTCACGTCCTCTGACGAAGTTATTTCTCCTTTTGTCGCTTAGCAATTCTCTGAGGTGTCTCTGCCGCAACATGTTTACAACTTCTAGCCTGAGTGAGATGCAATCTTATATTTTGTTCCCACGTTCATGGTTTGTTCTGAGCTTCTCAAGGGCATAGACTATTTATataggtgacacacaaaaattgtgagcagataataagggggcatacctctctcatttcGGTGAGTCTCAGTCCTCGGCCTAGATGGGACTTCTTCAAAGCGGAGGGAAGGTGTGGTGGGCACCCTGACGTATGGCTGGTGTCGTTCCCTGTTGGATTTCGAGACCGGATGATCCCTTCTTACATTATCTCTTCATTCTTTCCTGAACTCGGCTTGTACCGAGATGAGCCGATGAGttggtccgttgaggtcgtcctcATTCGCTCAAACTTCGGCATAATAGGCATTATGGATCTcgtcccaagtggttggaggatATTTCATCAATCGACTCAGCAATTTTCTAGTTGCTCTTGAACCATCCCTACTCAACCCGTTTTGGAAAGCTGAGACCGCCATCCCCTCAGACACGTTCGGTAGAGTCACCTTTACCCTGTTGAACCGGGCGAGGAAGTTCCTCAGTCCCTCTCTCAAGGATTGCTTGACAGCGAATATGTCGTTTACTCTCGCTTCGGCCTTCTTGGCTCCTGCATGTGCGGttacgaacttgtcggccatttccTCGAAAGTTTCTATGGAACAGGCTGGTAACTGTGAGTACCATGTTAATGCCCCTCCCGTAAGGGTTTCATCAAACTTCTTCAGCAAAATAGAGGACACTTGTtccttggcgaggtcgttgtCTTTCACAACGGTGACGTaatgagtcacatgatcttcgAGATCGTTCGTTCCGTCGTATATCCTGAGGTAAGGTGGCATTTTGAAAGACTTTGGTATGACATGCGGGGCTGCTTCGTCGTTGTACGACTGCTCTACGAACCTGCCGGCGTCCCTTTTTGGCAACAACTTAGGAGCGCCCGATATCTTGCTGACTcgttcttggtgttctttcatttgatctatgagtgctttattttcattctccatttcttccatcctcTTTAGAACGGTAGCGAGGGCGTTGTCACCTGCACTGTTAGTAATATTGTGAGTTATACCTATTGTCGGAGGGTTTGGCCGGTTGTACTGTTAGCGAGGGTTAATAATATTGTGAGCTAGggacagattttgacccatataaGTAATTTAGCAGTTGATAGCAGGTGTGACTAATTGAAACAAATTTGAAATGTTTTCTTTACCGGACCATGTTATATCAACTAACCAAAGTCTCAATCTGACACAAGTGGGAGATCTTATGTTACATGACATATAGTTGACATTTAGAGTGATAATTTTTATGTTATAGTTTATGAAAACTATTTTAAGAATACTTTCATTACTGTACATAAAAATCTTAACACAACTTCTAATTGTCACCGAATCAGTGAGTTTTTACAGGTTGATGTAATATAATTACCAGTGGATTAAAGACTTGAATATTCGTAAATTGATAGGACCAAACATTGATATAGAGATTAAAGAAACATCCACATAGAAGGGGGCTCGGTCTTCCCCCAGAATCTGTGACACCCTTGGCGAATCCCACATCTATAAAACACGGGAGATATGCTAGGTATATAAGTAAACAGACATTTGATCCTAGTGATGCGTTTTAAAGTCGTATGGGCCTaggcccaaagcggacaatactACTAGTGGGTTGGGCTGTTACATATGGTATCAAAGCCACTCCGCGTGCAATCTTGAACGGTGGTGGAGCAAACCTCGCTGCCCTAAGGGGCCCAAAGCGAACAATATCACTAATGGGCTGAGCTGTTACAGAACCCTATAAAAAGCACCTAATAAAATTCACTGAAAAATGTATATCTGTACCCGCTCCCAAAATAAATATAAGCGTATAATATAAATATCGGATATATTTTATACTTTTTGGCTAGCGAATTGCAATTAGTTTTGGCCGACCAACCAATCTTGTATTATATCCAAGACCGCGTCTTCTGTACAAGTGTGACTTCCACCATCAAGATCTTAAGGTGACCTGCCTAATGTGCATATACCCAACTAAGACTCCTGAAATCACTGGTATACCAGAGATGTGATGATGCTTGTTATCCATTAAATTAGTAACTCTGCTATGATGAGCAGGTGAAATATGTTTATAAGAGGTGACAAAATGACATTTGGATggaatacatatatataaatagcTGTTTCAGAACCTGTGCTTGAAAATCTTTTTCAGCTCCATGTTATTGGAAAATGGCGATTCGTTCTAATCGATTATGCCATGTTTGTACAACCTGTCTCCACCTTCAGCCTGCGTATAAGTCAATGCTGGAGCTGGTAGTCTTGGGATATTATCTTGTGATCCCATCACTGCTTTTGCGTTCCAATACCAAGGCTGAAGGTAAGGTGAGCAGATCGACGGAGAATATGAAGATGGGTGGAGAATCACTGAACCCCAATCTCTATCACCaatttttgcttcttttattcttcttctaaccAACAGGCTTCCTACATCTTGCTTCTTCATTTCTGATATGCTTCTGACAATTGACATGCAAAGAAGAAGTATGAATACAGCATCTTCTTCAGGTAAAAACTCCACCACCAATAATTTCCAGTTAAGCAGTGCTGTAGCTTTTCCAACCGGATTATCCTCTGAGAACCTAACCACCGTTATGAATCCGTCTTCATCTTTGTCTTCAACTTGCTTTAGCTTTTCTTTTGGCACATTTTCTGTCTCTTCAGTCGAGCCAGATTTATTGACTTCATACTGCATTTGCCGCCCTTCCAATAACTTTACCTGCAGGGATTGTGTTCTTAAGATGATCAATACTCTTTAGCAAGTTGTTGCTGCAATCAAATCAAAGTTTAAATATACTGTACCACTGAATCAGTTGATTGCTGGTTTATGAGGCTGAAACTTAAGCCTGAACTGGATGTTGAGGATTCCGAGCGTACTAGTAGCTCATCTCCAGTTGAAAGGTACCACAGAGAATGCCATCCTTCTGGTGGATCTTTTGGTTTTGCAGTACCTACCACTTTCTCTGTACTAGATGAGAAACACAAGCAAATGACACCACAAATTAGGCAGGAAATCTAGAATGGGAAGCATCCACTGAAAACCAACATGCTCTCCTATGAGTTGGTTACTAACAGATCAAATGTAaatctttttaattttcttttcttgatcGTTGAAATGAAGGTTGGACCAGAAGAACAGATACAGGCACATAGGGGGACAGAGGAAATATTACATACCAGGCGCTCTACCTATGGAACCAGCAACATACGACCAATGACCTTCACGTATTTCTATAATGCGGTCCTCCCATTTTACAGCTGACGGAGTTTCAGCTCCTCTCCTCCAAAAGCCACCTCCAACTCTAGCTTATTGACAAACAAAACACGAGATCAGAAAATTAAACACAAGGATGCATACGATCACTTAGTCAAAATAAATGTGTCCTCGTGTTCTCTACCTAAGTCGAATCACAAAGCATTCCCTGCCTGCATGATCCAGAACAGTGCGAGATAACCATCGACCTTCTTGGGGACGATAATGATTCATTTTCAGAATAACATCAGATATCATGGCACCTGAATCATCTGAAACGCGATCGGGCACACATTTCAACAAGTAGGATGCTTGGACAGGAGGAGTTATTGAGGTAGCTACCCTGACTGTTTGGTCAATTTCTTTTGACAAAGCAAGTGAAGGTGCACGTAGCAAATCATTCCAAAGGAATATGACACTCTCTCTCAGGCTACTTCCTTTAATGCAGCGACCACCACGTCGGCGAGCCTCAAGAACCATTCCTTTCGTTCCAAACTCACAATAGAGATGCAAAGCTTTTCGCCACCTTTGAGACGTAAAGTTGCAGAGTGGTTTATCTATTTTGAGCTCTCTGTGACATCTGACCATCTGAAGACGTAAGAACTCCTTTGATGCATCGCAGctcaaaggtttcatctttgATTTTAGCTTCACTGTTAAGCAAACCTGTAATGCAAATCATAGCACAACCAGCCTTTTAATCATCCCTTCCTGATAGCACTGCAACAGTGCAATGCTATTCCCCTCCCCTacccaaagaaaagaaaaagaaaaagaaaagaatagaaagggaaaaaaaaCTATAGTCAGATAAACCTGAGACGCTGTTGTTATGGAATTAACCAACTAAAATGGGCTTCTGAAAACTATGTTTGAGCTCAACCTCCATATCATTCGACAGGTAACTAATTAAGTTATGATGTCATATAGTTTTAATCAGGAAATAAGGTTAATTCCTTTGAGAAAGTACGCTCAATTTTTATCATTCAAGTCAATACATCAGAAATCTAGGAACAAATTCTATTACCGAAGAAAAACTCTATCCATGGAACCTAGTCTCTCTCGGTGTGACAGTGAtaaagaaaaatatcaaacagTACAATTGCTTCATTGAACTGGTCTGCCCCGTGGTCAGACCTCTGAGTAACTATGCTTGAGAAAAGCCAACTATATGCTGCAGTTCTTGGTGGATTGATCATTTATAAGAAAAGCTTATTTCTGATTATGTCATCAACTAGCATAACCAGTGTATTGCCTTCTTCATTACATCAATGATTTTAATCTAACTCACAATAGCCTAAAGAGCAAAGGAAAAGGCAATAAGTTTTATAATCATACATACGGGAGTATGTATTTTGCTGATTTACAGGCAGCAAATTTAGCTCTAGAAAGTACAACAAAAGTTTGTTATTTTAGTAAAAACGGGATTCACAGGATCATATACTAAACTGGTCATAAATCATGTTATATAACAAAAGGATCTTATGTGATATATTCATACGAGACATGTCAACATGCATTTTGATTCCGAAGCATGAATCCCTCACACTTACTTTTGTTTCTGCTAGTTCCAGTTAACCATACATAACACTAAGGGAGGGAAAATACTAGTTCCGAAGCATGAATCCCTCAATTATGAATTCCTTGCATGATTTGGCTCTAGGTGCCAGTTGATTGACACCATAATACGCACCAGATTCACCCAAAGTTTTCCAAAATATCCAGCATTACGACAGAGATTTAATTTATCTAACATTTTGAAAAATTACAGAGAGAAGCGACTTAAGGAAAAcctgttagtcccgccaatattgctgtatttgtaaataataattttgggaaatataagttatcgtaatgaaacagtaattaattcgagcccactgaattcacagtgtttccttaaggaatttaatcccctcctagtacccaaggttatggattatttcctcccaggatagaacgactcacacactggtgtagcggtacttcaaaccccagtgtttcagcgaacacaaagttcggtagcaaatcacacttacagttgctttgtttgaagttaaaataatgcagaacaaaggagtagaaactcagaaaatcgtatggaaatgctgagaggaaggagtgcaatgtatagccaaagttgagcgttttcagtttggtgtatctttcttcaacagctgctgcacatatttatagcagtcagctttgaagatgaacgaccctccaccctccatggtggagcatgcactagcttgtttgtggagcaagcacttggccatggtgggaagagcattaggcggctgctattgcagctggtggtcaatacacggattggaacatatccgttacaaatgcggataatcttacgttaatatttactattaacaaataaatttggtccaaaaaattaatcaatcgatcgatcatttgaccaaatccaaatccaaatacgaAGCCGAGcagagcgagcgacgacgacgacggcgcgagacttgctttcttcttaactctttaagagttacaagaagagcaattatatatatacccaccaaaaatcttttcctcttccaatatgggacaatgtctcattgtcaagaggggaaacttaaaattttactcaaaaattttatttttcctccatttcccattcaccctcattttaagactatttcatcttaaataacaaaaacctcaacaatcccccacatgaatggggaatggctatatcacggaagtatgcatggaaaaactgtgtgatttgcaagcaaggattaatcgcatctggataagtaggtttccctttgaactttccgtagtgaacttatgtcggatatactcggtcaatcggtagatttgatatctttgaaccgtcgatctttggtgtatacctagacaaacataagtcacacaatcaacccttaaccgtctttggttctcattgttgtgttcgtttcagccatgaacaccgcctggtttcataagtgcgtagagaactggccttacaaaattctccttgaagcggctaacacttcacacttacataggtgattcctaaacgtgtcatcctgtagatacactatttgatataccccgtatcaaatttagaaatcattaaaaagccttaatgctttatccttggtactgaacattgtctcatcacgagaacggactaaaat
It encodes the following:
- the LOC107815078 gene encoding glycine-rich domain-containing protein 1-like, translating into MSTWDDGSMRSLSKISEEETVRLSVDLVAASRRNLGFLRLVSESHWLHEKPTILESIRRYDKLWMPLISDLANGSTPPMILPPLDIEWVWYCHTLNSVSYRQYCESRFCKLIGKATIVNEENEEYALNRCKEIWVQRYPTEPFENESDSNLQNFVSILHEDLLNEVSKQRHLYTKFSEPCYSEIVYLIAARQRYKGFLYMMHRFADSCSILVPTSDILLMWLTHQSYPSAYALDTKGLEEEMRKVAGPWEVVKEEGIENTKKVWERIYDQPYEKAGGLSIGNAVEVKTPIHWEITDTDANAKYSSMLPRFLLEVCLTVKLKSKMKPLSCDASKEFLRLQMVRCHRELKIDKPLCNFTSQRWRKALHLYCEFGTKGMVLEARRRGGRCIKGSSLRESVIFLWNDLLRAPSLALSKEIDQTVRVATSITPPVQASYLLKCVPDRVSDDSGAMISDVILKMNHYRPQEGRWLSRTVLDHAGRECFVIRLRVGGGFWRRGAETPSAVKWEDRIIEIREGHWSYVAGSIGRAPEKVVGTAKPKDPPEGWHSLWYLSTGDELLVRSESSTSSSGLSFSLINQQSTDSVVKLLEGRQMQYEVNKSGSTEETENVPKEKLKQVEDKDEDGFITVVRFSEDNPVGKATALLNWKLLVVEFLPEEDAVFILLLCMSIVRSISEMKKQDVGSLLVRRRIKEAKIGDRDWGSVILHPSSYSPSICSPYLQPWYWNAKAVMGSQDNIPRLPAPALTYTQAEGGDRLYKHGIID